The DNA region TCTACGTTTGCAATAGTGGTATTATTtatctactccctccgtcctagcATTGCAGGGTTCAAAATTTGTACTCGAATATGAGGCATCCTagaacttttggataaatattaaAGGAAATCATTTAATTTTTCTTGGCTCTTAGCCGCATACTTACCTTTTCTATTCCTTTCTCCCCTGCTTAATTTTAGGAACAACTTTAATTATGGCTGGCAAACGAAGAGCTCTTGAAGGGTACATGCGTCTTTTGTTCTCTCCCTTAATCTGTCCTAGAATTGTTAGAATGCCTTATATTACAGGGCGGAGGGAGTACATTGCAGTAGCAGTTATATTTTAGACGAGATATTTCTGTTACCTTGGCTTTTTTAGGATACAAACATGCAACTGAAGAGAGTTCTGCGAAATCAGGAACAATTATTGAACAAGTAAAAGGGCAAGACTGCAATGTAGTGCCATTACTCGAGAGTCTGATGCTAGGAGTTAGTAGTACTCCAGAGAGAGAGTTCTGATGGTGATAAATAGAAATACAGATGAGTTGCATTTGTGGTTAGTCTGGAAGGACTTTTCTTGGTTTCAGTATATACATGATGCGTAAGGGACTGAACTCTTATGGTGGTTTTGTTCCCTTGAAGCAACTAGGATGATATATGTTGCAACTATTGTTCTATGCTGCATGGTTAGTGTCTACAGTGATGTCAGCTCTGTAGTTTTGTCTGCTGAATTGTGATTAACTTTGCTATTGCTGTGCTGTACATTTGATATTGCAACGCATGCAAATTGGCATGAAGTGCACTTTGTTGCATAAATAATCTTTATCTATCTCATGGTTGGATGACTAAATTAGGATTATATGTACTGTAACATGAAAGGAGGCAAAGGACATTACTTACCTGCTGCATAAAGTTCGTATTTGTTAAACCTCTGTGACCCGGACATTTGTATTTTTTGTGCctgtgatttttttttctttttgagaaGAAGAGGATTGTAAATTTGTAAATTAAATATAATAAAATCATGAAACTCACTTGGTGTTAACTAATGATACAAAGGTGGCAGCCTGTGGAGAAGTCCAAAGAACTTCAGAAGGATGGAATAAAAGGAACTTACAGAGTGGATATTGACATCCCTGCTGATGATTGGGTAAATGTCACAAAGTTCTATGATGTGCTAATTTTCAACACCGGACACTGGTGAGTTTGTCATTCCCAAACTTGAACTTTTTCTTTTTGCGTACTAGTAAAGTGAAAATACCATTTCTTATTTAGCCGGAGCAATGGGATTGTTCAAATGGTTCTCATGGTAGTACGGTACTGGCCCTCAGCTTCACATGAGGTCATATTAGTCATAAAAGGCTCTTTCTTTAACAAGAACAGCCTTCAGTTATTTCCACTTGCTATTGTCAATTTTCATGAAGAATAAATTTGGTcaagaacaatactatctcatCATTACTATTATTTTAGAGAAAGGTTATAGAAAGCATATAAGTTCTCTTACAACTGACTTTGTTGGGGTTTCCAGCTTACAAAAGAGATCAAGCAGCGATCAAGCTGAACAAAAGCCCGCACAAGCACACGAAGCACTACTGGCCTAACACAGCCACACCAGACACTAGCTTTGCTAGCTGAACTACATAATGTCTTCTTGCAGACTTTCTCTTTGTAGTTTCTGGAACTCTTGTGGACATCTTCCCACTTGGGCAGCTTTTTTCCTCGATTTTCCCCCGCTCAGCAGTTCTGAACGGCACTACTTCTGCAAAAAAGATAGGATTTTGTACAACACTTCATTCGGTGAGTGCAGAAAGCTTTTTCAATGGCCGTTTTTCCTTGTGGTCCAGAGGGACCAAACTAATGgggcgaataagaaaagtttcagATGCTAATACGTCACCCCCAATGTGAGCCAATGCTCATAGAAGTCCTGCATGCTAGATGACACTGTCCCACCTAGTGCTTCGTTGAAGCTAGCCCAAATAAATCTGGCCATGGCACACTGGAAAAGGACACGATCCACATTTTCAGGAACCCAACAAAGAATGCAATTCTTACATTCTTtccatttttctttttcaatGCAACCCCATTTTGAAGTTTGTTCTGGAATGCCTATAGGAAACTTTCAGTTTTAGTGTCAGTTTGTTCGCAGAGCATTTTCTCTCTTGCTGACATCTATGGAAGTCAACATTCTGTGCATTGATCTCGATGTGCATTGCCCAGATTTCAACCATGAAGGTCTATGTCGTCTAGGCGTAACTTCATCATTGCTATTCCTGTTGTAATGTTTTACACATTACTTCCTATCAGGTGGAATACATATAAATTTTCAAAAGAGACTCCCCTGGTTTTCTACAAAGGAGGAAAGCCGATTGAGCCTCCACTTGGCATGCACGATGGACTGAAAGTAGTTCTGAAAAGTATGGCCTCTTACATTGAAAGGGAGGTTCCCGGGAAAACACTGAAGCTGTGGCGCACACAATCACCTAGGCACTTCTATGGAGGCGAGTGGGATCACAATGGCAGCTGTGTATCTGATAGACTCCTTGAAGAGCATGAGGTGCGATTCTGACAGTCAAACTGTTCTGATTCAGGTTACACATTTCAAAATTGTGACTTGTTTATTCTTTCATACAAAATCTTGTGCAGCTCGATTCTTGGTTTGATCCCCGGTTTGGGGGAGTGAACAAAGATGCGAGAATGGTGAATTCAGCAATCCAGGAAGCCCTAGTTGGCACTGATATTCAGTTGCTCAACCTGACTCACATGAGCGAGTTCCGTGCTGACGCCCATCCAGCTATCTGGCTTGGCAAGAAGGACGCGGTGGCTGTCTACGGACAGGACTGCATGCATTGGTGCCTGCCTGGCGTGCCGGACACATGGGTCGACATCTTGGCTGCACAGATCTTGCATTACTTTCTGCAGGGAAAAGGTTGATTGCCTTGCTGAAGTTAGAATCCTTGTTGACATTTTTTTGCCTAACGGAACGAACTGCGCCTTGTAATTTCGAACGGGGGGAGTAGACCCGAATGGAGAATGATGCCAAGGCCCCCATTACGATGTCTCGAAGAGGGGAAATGTCCCGTGGGTGTCATGTCCTGATCGATCTCCTGATCACATCCTCCCCCTCGTAGGAGGTCACTTCGACCACTCAGGAGTACCTGGTCCGGATCCGACTATTGGAGACTCCGGACGGCTAGTGAATGTTCTGTGTTGTACAATTCACAACCTAACTTTTATAGTCTCTGACAAATACGTTTTCCATAATGGCCTGCTGTGATACTTTTTTGTCTCGAATATTATTCCATTTCTTCAAGCCAGTCAATAGATATACTTTTGCTGATGTTTCAGAACCTTGCCCTGTCTCTATGGAAGGTAGGAGTGTTACACTGGTCCGATGATGTCTTAACAAACCAAGCGACTGAAATCATTTTTCGATTGAAGGAACTTAATCGTGGTGTTTTTGGAAAAGTTTACAtgcaaaaggaaaaaagaacaTAAAGAAGAGCAAAAGGAAAGTAACGACAAAGCCGTTAAGCCAGAGCCTCAAGCCATTCTGAGATTTGTGGAAGATAACTTTTCTTTGCTCTGTGGATAATCCATACTTCAATGTGGCAGCTTAAATCCCTGCTATCGGTAATCGTTGTTGATCGAAAATTAGCCATTTTCTGGTCGCCCGAAAAAATCCCAGCTTGACTACTTGTATAATTTTTTTCTCTGAAGCTGCCAGACACAATTATACATGGAGACACTACTCAGCGACGCCTTGCAGCCTTGTCGTCTTCATGTCAAGAGCCAGACAGAACACATGCCAGCCTCGTACAACATTTGTGCCGTCCATGCTGGGGGTGGCCGGTGCACAGGTTCTCCAAATTTCACTCTGGGGCGGCGGCCAGAGTTGTTCTCGTATGCCCTGGCAAGCAGTGTTTTAATCATCAGTTGAGAGGTTTAGCTGCTGGACTCTTAAGACAGATAATAGCAGAGCTAAGTGAAAAGTATGACGGTTAAAATTGCTAAATAGTTTTACCTTTCTTCAAATAACTATAGCGGGTGGAGGCCGGCATCGTTATCATAGGAGGCAATATCGGAAGCAGCCGCATTCCTCTGTGAGGATGCAATCAGGTTGATGGCAGCGGATGGCGATGCGGAAGAGGATTAGACTCCATCATGTACGTAAGATGCATGGGATCTCTAAGAAAACGCTGGAGTTCAGACCAAGGGAGCGCGCCTACATGTTGGAGGGAAGTGGCGTCTGCACGGGTAAGAAGGGTGTCTCGATGCGCTCCTAGTCCCTCGTGAAGGAGAAGGCGATGGGCGCATTAGGTTTTTGATCAATGTAAATGTGCAGTGGGTGTTGAGCAGGACCTCCGCTTGTCCGTAAagaggaggtggcggcgccATCGAACATGGCAACAGAGAAACGACGATATTTGGAAATGGGGGTGGAGGATCGACCGATAAATCGATGAAACTACGCTTGAAGGAAGGATTGTGAAAGATACTATACGGAGCGAGCCGGGACTTGCATCTATAGCCATGCTACATGTTCATCTATGAGCAATGATCACGGAGCAAGTGCTCTCCAGCTTCTGGAAAATCCCGTCTCCAGTTCTCCACACTTGTGTACCTGGAGGCTATTAATTTTATTACCTGATCCAGGACACCAAAACTAAAGTAATttgtttttcttctttcctttccaTCTTCTACCTCTCACTTCTAGAAAAAAGGAGATCCATAAACATTAAAGTAAGTGGTTTTTAAAAATAAGGATCTTAGTCTGGATGTTAAAGTCCCTCAAATGGAGCTAAAATGGATCTGGCTCTTTTGGTGGTTTTCAAAAATTAACTTGAATCGAGACTAACATTAATGAGTGGACTCAAATTCATACATTTAATTGATTTACCAAAACTAACTTCATAAACTTGATTCTTTAAAATTTGTTTACTTTATAAGTAAAACATATATTTTTAATTACAAATAGAATCACGATTTTCTCCTAAAAAATATGAATCACGATTATGCTTATACCATCCTATTTTACTAGTATTCTATTGGTATCCCTCAGATCCCAGTAACCAAACCATTGCCCGTGTGGTGCTGAGACAATTTCTTCTTCTCCCAAGGGCTAAGCTGCAAAAATTTCGCTACTCCCCTCTTCCTCCACGCTCCGGTTCACCCCCGCCGTCTCCGGCAGTGCCATCTCGTCGGCGACATGCCCGAAACTGTACTCTACTCTATCGCTCTCGCGCTCTCCCTCTTCCATCAGCCCTCACCTCGCCTCTTACTGACCCTATCTTCACCCCCTCGCAGGCGGCGGAGGCCAACCTCCGCAGGCAACTAGagcaaaccctcgccgccgacccctcCATCCCGCTCCACCACTACAACCTCGTGCGCTTCGTTCTCCATTGTATAAATCTTGCCGTGGTTGTGCACGCTCTTCTCCGTTGCGCCTAATCGCCCGTTGGTTGGGTCCGTGCGTGCAGGGCGTCTTCCTATGGGCCCGCGCGGAGGCGGAGCAGGAGGGCGATGGGGACGAAGCGCGGCGGctccgcgcggcggcggcggagcattTCCTCGCCGCAGCCAAGCTGAACCCCAACGATGGCGTCCCCTTCCGCTTCCTCGGCAATCACTACGCGCGTGGCGGCGACACGCAGCGGGCGGCCAAGTGCTACCAGCGCGCGGTGGCACTCAACGCTGACGATGCCGAGGCTGGGGTGTGTGTGGGAATGCTTAATACTCGTATTGTTGTATGCCTTGAATGTGTTCATCCTTTGCTTGTGATAGGGTTCTCATGTGTTCCCCCCCTTTATTTCTGGGGTATGGTGCAGGAGGCTCTCTGTGACTTGCTAGATGTCGAGGGGAAGGAGAGCTTGGAGCTTGCTGTGTGCAAGGAGGCAGCTGGCAAGTCACCTCGCGCATTCTGGGCCTTTCGAAGGCTTGGCTACTTGCAGGTAACTTGTATGACAATTTTCTTGAATGACTATCAATTGAAGTAAGCATGCCAATAGTATGTATAATTAAAGAGGTCCCAACTAGTTGGTATGTTTACAAATGTTATGGCTTCATTCTGGATTGAGTTGGAATCCTGCCATTCCAAATCCGTCCAAGCTAAGCCCAAAGATACGGTGAACTCTGTCTTGCAGTAATCAGTTAGATTGATGGTGGTTATGAAGAAACTGATGAAAACAGTTGAAATTCAACTAAATCCAGCCCCTTCAGTACTTACCTGTAGCAATTTCATCGATTTCTCAGTGATGTTTCCTGCAATTCATACAGAGACACTGTGTTTATATCCTATCCACTATGGCAGTGATATGACCACCCCACAACACCTTTACTGTAATGCTAGTGGATATTAATCGCTAAATTATGTGCCGATGCTTTCGGATTATCTGGGGGAGGAAAGCGAGATTGTGCAGGCTAAAAGGAGTCAGTTGATCAATTGCCATTAGTATATCTTTATTGAGGTTTGATCATGCTGTTCTTGGAAAATTTGAAAGGTCTAGGCTGGCAGTAATATCTCTTAGGATATTCAATTTGTTATATCCACCTTTGATTTTCTTTAAAATGTGATAAACATTTTTTCCATCATACTACTAGTGTTAATATTTTGTTTGTAATATTATTGTTTTGATTGCTTTTTTAGACGTGGGATATATTTGTATCTGTGATAAGGCATCAGAAAATTTACATTTAAGATGTATTGACATGAGTTGGTGAAAGGTTAGGTTCATCAGAGGAAATGGTCAGATGCCATACAAAGCCTTCAGCATGCAATACGAGGTTACCCAACATGTGCAGATTTATGGGAGGTGGGTGTTGTTTTCCTCTGTCAGTTTCCTCTTGTCAAAATTTCTTTGCTCCAATTGATGTGTGGCGTGTTTTCAAATTATCACTTATCGAATTAAAACATTCCCTATCATGGCAACAGGCACTTGGTTTGGCATACCACCGTTTGGGCATGTTCACTGCAGCAGTAAAGGTTTGCTGCTAATAAATGTTGCAGTGTGCTGTATTGAGCCTTCTGAATATGCTTAATTCAGTTTTTGCCGGCAGTCATATGGACGAGCTATTGAACTTGATAGTTCCAGGGTCTTTGCGTTGATAGAAAGTGGAAACATCCAGCTAATGCTTGGCTATTTCAGAAAGGTAGGAAGTTTGTGTCTGCATTTTCAAATGGCTATTGTTCAGCTGGTACACATGATTTTATTAGCAAATGCTATAATAATGTATCCATTCGAAATCTATGCATCCTAACCTTTAATTTCTTGCAAAATACACAACACCAGGGAGTTGAACAGTTTCGTTCTGCTTTGGAAATGGCTCCACATAACCATTCAGCATATTTTGGACTTGCTTCTGCATTGCTTGCATGGTCAAGGAATTGTGTAACTACTGGGGCCTTTGGCTGGGCTGCTAGCCTGCTGAAGGTATTTCGATTTGATACTAGTTTTTTAAATAGTATTAAGTAGACCACAGCTGTATGGTTTCATCATATAGTTTTTTTTAATTATATTACAGGAAGCATCTGAAGCTGCCAAAATTTGTGCTTCATTGACTGGAAATCTTTCATGTGTTTGGAAATTGCATGGAGATGTTCAGGTACTTGACTTTTCATCATTAACTCATCGTTTAAGTTTGCTTGGCATCTCATATTCTGAATTATTTATTCTACTGTATACCTTGCCTGCTCTGTGTCAGCTTGCACTTGCGAGGTGCTTTCCATGGGTGGATGAGAAGATCAAGAGGGGTGTAGATACACAGATGTTCAAAGATTCTGTTCAGGAGTGGAGAAATGCAATTCTGTCAGCGGCAAATGGTGCAAAACTCTCATATCAACGGGCTTTGCATCTTACACCCTGGGAAGCTAATGTTCACAATGATGCTGCTATTTGTCTTGATCTAATATATTCCATGGATGACAATAACAGACACGACCCCAATGTTTGGTAAACTTCTTTGTTGCTAAGGCTAATACCATGTTACTTTACAGCTGGTCTCATAAGAGCTGTCTGGTACTATTGTATTTTTCTTTTATGTGCAATAGGGAGCTTTCAGAGAAAATGTCACTTGGTGCCTTGATACTGGAACCAGTTAATAAGGATTTCTGGGTTACATTGGGTTCCATGTCAAGTGATCTGGCTTTGAAGCAGCATTCTTTCATTAGGGCACTTCATCTTGATATGTCTCTTTCTGAAGCTTGGGCATACCTTGGAAAGGTACTGCTGTTAAAGCAACAGCTGATTGATTTTGCTACTAGCAGGGGGTAACTAATAGTTTGACATTCAGATTTACAGGCAATCAGGTGATAAACAATTGGCTAAAGAAGCATTTGATCGAGCTCGAAGCATTGATCCTTCGTTGGCCTTGCCGTGGGCAGGAATGTCGGCGGAAAATTATCACCAATCTGGGTACCCTTCCCCCCTCATTTATGAAAAGATTTTATACTGCGCTCTCCATATTTTTATTATCTCAAAGCTTATTTTTCTATTTGATGTGATTTTAAAGGGGCAGTACAGTAAATGAATCTTTTGAAAGCTGCTTGAGAGCTGCACAGATCCTACCTGTAAGTAAAGTTTACCATCATCAATGTTTTCACTTCTCAGCAAAATGATTTTCTATTTTTTCTtcacttaaagctatatttgatttcattcttttatgttattgcACCAGCTGCCAGAGTTCCAGATTGGCCTTGGAACAATTGCTGCCCGTACTGGTAATCTTCTTTCACCTCAGGTATGCATCCAAATTTATCTTGTGCTTTGAAGCTTCCAAATTAAATACTGAGCATGTCATGCTTGAAACAAATTCTGTTTTTGGCAACAATTGATTCATCCTGGTGGCAGTTCCCACTTGATCTTCATTTGTAAATTCTACATTATTTAGCCTCTTGACACTAGAGCTACATGTTGATTCCCTGAGTTATGTGATACCTTAGTGGCATTTGGGTACTTATCGAACCGCACTGCGATTAACATATCAATTTCTTTACGCCTGGTGCCATTATGTAGGTGTTGATGGCTGTAAGGCAGGCTGTTCATCGAGCACCTCATTACCCAGAGTCTCACAATATAAATGGCTTGGTTTCTGAAGTGCGATCAGATTTTCAGTCTGCAATCAGATTTTACCAACAAGCGAGATCTGCTTTAGGCATGATGAACAATTCCAAGTCAGACAATAAATATGTTTTTGCTGATGTTTCAGTGAACCTTGCCCGGTCACTATACAAGGTAACTGTGCTATGCTGTTACTGTCTGATGAAGTTAAACTTACCAAGGAGCTAAAACCATGGTGTTTTGCATGGTACTTCTGGATGCGGATTGATTGGGTATGCCTTTTTGTTGTCCATATGCACTCTAACCATAGCACTAACTGCAGGCTGGTCTTGCAACTGATGCAGTGCGGGAATGTGAAGAGTTGAGATCCCAAGGTATTgcttttattttccttccggCAGTGGAAGGATTCCATCCCTAATTTCTCTGAGTTGGCCTTGTAGCATGAACAATATATCCTTATAAGATAGTTTCATGGTATACAATGTATAAACTAACAAGTAGTCCCAAAATTTCTAGGGCTGCTGAGCATGGATGGATTGCAGATATATGCTCTTGCATTGTGGAAAACTGGACGAAGTGAGGAAGCTCTTTCTGTATCTAGAAACTTGGCTGAAAATTTATCTGGCATGAAGCCAGAGAGTGCAAGTGTGGCTTTGGGATTCATTTGCACATTGACATATGCAATTTCTGGGAAGGATTCAGCAGCTGCAGTCATTCATAAGCTTCCTGGCCAACTCAATTACAGCTCGCAGTTGAAATTTATTATTTCTGCATTGGATGCTTTGCATCCAAACAAGCGTTTGCAGTTGCCTCAGTTGAGTATGCCTCCTAGGCTTACATCTTATGAAGTGATGAGTGAAGTCCACTCGAATATTGCTCTTGGGAAGGCAGTACGTATCCTAAATTCTGTCATTCTATATTTCTATGGAAAAAATAGTTTATTTTGGATATATGCATGGCATACTAATATAAATAAAAAATGTCCTTGCAGATTGAGGGGGAAATGGACAAGCCTTTGAGGGTTGATGCTAGCTTGTCTTACCTGAAAAAGGTTCTGCACATGTACCCTGACTGCAGTTTAGTGAGGTAATGTTCTTTCTTGGAATGGTCCTATCAGGTGTTCAAAAAGGTACTGAACTTGATATTACTCTCTTTGCTACATGCTGCAGAAACCAACTTGGATCTCTGCTCCTGTGGAGTGGAGATTGGATGGCTTCTCATAAAGCAATAAGGGTTACTTCTCTGACACATGGTCACACATCCAGTATGGGCCTAAGATCTGCACATCAAATTCAAGCATCTGCAATGGTTTGTTGCTATGCTACCTGCACCTCTTATCCAAAGTTCTCTTTCCCAACATGTGAACACCAGTACTTAAGTGGACATGATGAAATACACCACTTGCAAAGGTACATCTTCTCCTTGCTACATTGATGACACGGTATGTCTTTGGTAGGTCAGCTAACTGTGTATTTTAACCCCTCTGAAGGTGGGTTCATCGTGAACCATGGAACCAAGATGCACGTTACCTGCTTGTCCTTGCTATTTTCCAAAAAGCACGTGAAGAGAAGTACCCCAAACATATGTGTATCATTTTGAAGAGGCTCATCATGCAAGTGCTATCCAACGCTAGCAATTCACATGAGAACAAAGTTGTGCAGTATGAGGTgttcttgcttcttcttttATCTTCAGAGATCTGTTTGCAATCTTTAGACTATGAAAATTGCATTGCTCAAGCTAAAGAAGCTCTAAGAATGACTGCCTCTAGGTGTGTTGATACTTTCTTTGCACACTTCCAACTCTGTCGGGCCTATGCTGTGAAAGGGGATCTTTTGAACTCCAGGAATGAGTACATGAACTGCTTGAAAAAACATGCGAATACTGAGATGGGTTGGGTAATGCTGAAGCACCTTGAATCTGCATGTTCATTGGAGACCTCTTCTGATGAAATATATAAAAATCTTTGTGAGTGCATTGAAAGGAATGGCAGTGACCTGTCAAAATGGACGTCTCTTTTCAATCTAGTCTCTGCTCAGTGCTTTATAGGGGATGAAAACTTTGCAAGCGCTGAAGAAGCTCTTGCTCAGGCATGTGCTGAAGGAGATCCGGATAGCTGCATCTTATTCCTCAATGGTAAGCTGCTTTCTTCTCTTATAGCTCATTTGAATCTAACTTGTTCTCCAATACCTCTTTTGTTTATTATATGCAGTTGCTGTGAACTTGGTTATGTTGTCTAGCTTTCTATCTAGTCAACAAACTTTCTGCTAATCTTATACCGTGTTGATACTATGTGCTTTACCTGGCGATTTGTGCACTGCCCATTTACTGGTACAAACTGTTAGGTTATGCAGATAATGAATAAGGAAAAAAATGTGCTTTGCTGTTACATTTCTTGGCAATTAATTCTGGAATCGAATGGAGCCAATCTGTAGGGACGTGAAGTTCATCTTTCTAATTTGTTCTTATATTTCCCTGTATGGTCGATGCTAGTCCAGAATATGGCCTGAGTAATTGCTTGGTAGTTTTGTTTCATGTTTTTGATTATGTACTGAATGAAACATCACTGTGATAGGTGCGACCTGTATGGAAATTGCCCGGAGGTTTGCAGCTCCTCAGTTTATATCCCGTGCAGCTCCCAGCCTCAGAAAGGCCCAGCAGAAATCACATGCTTCGTTACCTCTGGTGTCACTTCTACTGGCACAAGCCGAGGGCAGCCTTGGCTCCAAAACCAAGTGGGAGAAGAACCTTCGCCTGGAATGGTTCTCATGGCTCCCAGGTACGAAACTGAAGCAAGCTTCAGACAGAAGAACACTCCTCGTTTTACAGTCATCTGTTTGGTTTCTGGCATGTGATCCCAGTTGCTTAAAGGTCTTTTTTTTTGGTTGCCGCAGAACTGCGGCCTGCGGAGGTGTACTTCCAAATGCACCTGCTGGCGAGGCAGTCGGCCGCGGCGGCTTCCCAGCAGAACCAGCTGGTGGAGACGATGCAGAGCCCAGAGAGCTGGCTGCTTCGGGCGATTCACCTGAACCCGTCCTGCTCCCGGTACTGGAAGGCTCTGCTGCAGCTTATGGACGCGTAACCTTTTGTCTCTGAAAGTGTTTTGTCATGCACGATCGAGCCGCCGGCGTGTTGTTGTAAGATGTAGCCCATAGATTGGCTGGGATTGGTGACGACCAATGTGCACTTGCATGTTGCTCTGGGATGCTTGGATACTAGTCCTGGAGCTTGTAGGATTGGAccgttgttttttttttcagtgCTGTAAGTCTTTAACCACCAACACAAA from Panicum hallii strain FIL2 chromosome 9, PHallii_v3.1, whole genome shotgun sequence includes:
- the LOC112875053 gene encoding tetratricopeptide repeat protein SKI3 isoform X2, whose amino-acid sequence is MPETAAEANLRRQLEQTLAADPSIPLHHYNLGVFLWARAEAEQEGDGDEARRLRAAAAEHFLAAAKLNPNDGVPFRFLGNHYARGGDTQRAAKCYQRAVALNADDAEAGEALCDLLDVEGKESLELAVCKEAAGKSPRAFWAFRRLGYLQVHQRKWSDAIQSLQHAIRGYPTCADLWEALGLAYHRLGMFTAAVKSYGRAIELDSSRVFALIESGNIQLMLGYFRKGVEQFRSALEMAPHNHSAYFGLASALLAWSRNCVTTGAFGWAASLLKEASEAAKICASLTGNLSCVWKLHGDVQLALARCFPWVDEKIKRGVDTQMFKDSVQEWRNAILSAANGAKLSYQRALHLTPWEANVHNDAAICLDLIYSMDDNNRHDPNVWELSEKMSLGALILEPVNKDFWVTLGSMSSDLALKQHSFIRALHLDMSLSEAWAYLGKIYRQSGDKQLAKEAFDRARSIDPSLALPWAGMSAENYHQSGTVNESFESCLRAAQILPLPEFQIGLGTIAARTGNLLSPQVLMAVRQAVHRAPHYPESHNINGLVSEVRSDFQSAIRFYQQARSALGMMNNSKSDNKYVFADVSVNLARSLYKAGLATDAVRECEELRSQGLLSMDGLQIYALALWKTGRSEEALSVSRNLAENLSGMKPESASVALGFICTLTYAISGKDSAAAVIHKLPGQLNYSSQLKFIISALDALHPNKRLQLPQLSMPPRLTSYEVMSEVHSNIALGKAIEGEMDKPLRVDASLSYLKKVLHMYPDCSLVRNQLGSLLLWSGDWMASHKAIRVTSLTHGHTSSMGLRSAHQIQASAMVCCYATCTSYPKFSFPTCEHQYLSGHDEIHHLQRWVHREPWNQDARYLLVLAIFQKAREEKYPKHMCIILKRLIMQVLSNASNSHENKVVQYEVFLLLLLSSEICLQSLDYENCIAQAKEALRMTASRCVDTFFAHFQLCRAYAVKGDLLNSRNEYMNCLKKHANTEMGWVMLKHLESACSLETSSDEIYKNLCECIERNGSDLSKWTSLFNLVSAQCFIGDENFASAEEALAQACAEGDPDSCILFLNGATCMEIARRFAAPQFISRAAPSLRKAQQKSHASLPLVSLLLAQAEGSLGSKTKWEKNLRLEWFSWLPELRPAEVYFQMHLLARQSAAAASQQNQLVETMQSPESWLLRAIHLNPSCSRYWKALLQLMDA
- the LOC112875053 gene encoding tetratricopeptide repeat protein SKI3 isoform X3 gives rise to the protein MLGYFRKGVEQFRSALEMAPHNHSAYFGLASALLAWSRNCVTTGAFGWAASLLKEASEAAKICASLTGNLSCVWKLHGDVQLALARCFPWVDEKIKRGVDTQMFKDSVQEWRNAILSAANGAKLSYQRALHLTPWEANVHNDAAICLDLIYSMDDNNRHDPNVWELSEKMSLGALILEPVNKDFWVTLGSMSSDLALKQHSFIRALHLDMSLSEAWAYLGKIYRQSGDKQLAKEAFDRARSIDPSLALPWAGMSAENYHQSGGSTVNESFESCLRAAQILPLPEFQIGLGTIAARTGNLLSPQVLMAVRQAVHRAPHYPESHNINGLVSEVRSDFQSAIRFYQQARSALGMMNNSKSDNKYVFADVSVNLARSLYKAGLATDAVRECEELRSQGLLSMDGLQIYALALWKTGRSEEALSVSRNLAENLSGMKPESASVALGFICTLTYAISGKDSAAAVIHKLPGQLNYSSQLKFIISALDALHPNKRLQLPQLSMPPRLTSYEVMSEVHSNIALGKAIEGEMDKPLRVDASLSYLKKVLHMYPDCSLVRNQLGSLLLWSGDWMASHKAIRVTSLTHGHTSSMGLRSAHQIQASAMVCCYATCTSYPKFSFPTCEHQYLSGHDEIHHLQRWVHREPWNQDARYLLVLAIFQKAREEKYPKHMCIILKRLIMQVLSNASNSHENKVVQYEVFLLLLLSSEICLQSLDYENCIAQAKEALRMTASRCVDTFFAHFQLCRAYAVKGDLLNSRNEYMNCLKKHANTEMGWVMLKHLESACSLETSSDEIYKNLCECIERNGSDLSKWTSLFNLVSAQCFIGDENFASAEEALAQACAEGDPDSCILFLNGATCMEIARRFAAPQFISRAAPSLRKAQQKSHASLPLVSLLLAQAEGSLGSKTKWEKNLRLEWFSWLPELRPAEVYFQMHLLARQSAAAASQQNQLVETMQSPESWLLRAIHLNPSCSRYWKALLQLMDA
- the LOC112875053 gene encoding tetratricopeptide repeat protein SKI3 isoform X1, whose product is MPETAAEANLRRQLEQTLAADPSIPLHHYNLGVFLWARAEAEQEGDGDEARRLRAAAAEHFLAAAKLNPNDGVPFRFLGNHYARGGDTQRAAKCYQRAVALNADDAEAGEALCDLLDVEGKESLELAVCKEAAGKSPRAFWAFRRLGYLQVHQRKWSDAIQSLQHAIRGYPTCADLWEALGLAYHRLGMFTAAVKSYGRAIELDSSRVFALIESGNIQLMLGYFRKGVEQFRSALEMAPHNHSAYFGLASALLAWSRNCVTTGAFGWAASLLKEASEAAKICASLTGNLSCVWKLHGDVQLALARCFPWVDEKIKRGVDTQMFKDSVQEWRNAILSAANGAKLSYQRALHLTPWEANVHNDAAICLDLIYSMDDNNRHDPNVWELSEKMSLGALILEPVNKDFWVTLGSMSSDLALKQHSFIRALHLDMSLSEAWAYLGKIYRQSGDKQLAKEAFDRARSIDPSLALPWAGMSAENYHQSGGSTVNESFESCLRAAQILPLPEFQIGLGTIAARTGNLLSPQVLMAVRQAVHRAPHYPESHNINGLVSEVRSDFQSAIRFYQQARSALGMMNNSKSDNKYVFADVSVNLARSLYKAGLATDAVRECEELRSQGLLSMDGLQIYALALWKTGRSEEALSVSRNLAENLSGMKPESASVALGFICTLTYAISGKDSAAAVIHKLPGQLNYSSQLKFIISALDALHPNKRLQLPQLSMPPRLTSYEVMSEVHSNIALGKAIEGEMDKPLRVDASLSYLKKVLHMYPDCSLVRNQLGSLLLWSGDWMASHKAIRVTSLTHGHTSSMGLRSAHQIQASAMVCCYATCTSYPKFSFPTCEHQYLSGHDEIHHLQRWVHREPWNQDARYLLVLAIFQKAREEKYPKHMCIILKRLIMQVLSNASNSHENKVVQYEVFLLLLLSSEICLQSLDYENCIAQAKEALRMTASRCVDTFFAHFQLCRAYAVKGDLLNSRNEYMNCLKKHANTEMGWVMLKHLESACSLETSSDEIYKNLCECIERNGSDLSKWTSLFNLVSAQCFIGDENFASAEEALAQACAEGDPDSCILFLNGATCMEIARRFAAPQFISRAAPSLRKAQQKSHASLPLVSLLLAQAEGSLGSKTKWEKNLRLEWFSWLPELRPAEVYFQMHLLARQSAAAASQQNQLVETMQSPESWLLRAIHLNPSCSRYWKALLQLMDA